In a genomic window of Allomeiothermus silvanus DSM 9946:
- the rsmI gene encoding 16S rRNA (cytidine(1402)-2'-O)-methyltransferase produces the protein MRLVLVPTPIGNLEDITLRALRVLREADVVACEDTRRTGVLLQHYGLHKKMVRLDQHTLRRAKDLLAGYSYVAYATDAGTPGISDPGAELVALAVREGWQLEVLPGPTALIPALVASGMPTARFAFEGFLPQKSSERKARLEQMAQGRTVVLYEAPHRLQQTLEDLAKLYGPEHPVALARELSKLHEEIWRGSLKAAQEHFREPRGEFVIVLGPKAQDAKRETQNPEELLEHFKGQGLSGKDLVKALVEAGISRNEAYTLAHKADVSE, from the coding sequence ATGCGGCTGGTGTTGGTACCTACGCCCATCGGCAACCTCGAGGACATCACCCTGCGGGCCCTGCGGGTGCTTAGGGAAGCGGACGTCGTAGCTTGTGAGGATACCCGCCGCACCGGGGTTTTGCTCCAACATTACGGCCTTCACAAAAAGATGGTGCGGCTCGACCAACACACCCTACGCCGGGCTAAGGACCTGCTCGCGGGGTACAGCTACGTGGCCTATGCCACCGACGCCGGAACCCCCGGCATCTCTGACCCCGGCGCGGAACTGGTGGCGCTAGCGGTGCGGGAGGGCTGGCAGCTCGAGGTGTTGCCTGGCCCCACCGCGCTGATCCCGGCTTTAGTGGCCTCCGGAATGCCCACCGCCCGCTTTGCTTTTGAGGGTTTTTTGCCACAGAAAAGCTCCGAACGCAAAGCCCGGCTCGAGCAGATGGCCCAAGGCCGCACCGTAGTGCTCTACGAGGCCCCCCACCGCCTGCAGCAGACCCTGGAAGACCTGGCAAAGCTATACGGACCTGAGCACCCGGTAGCCCTGGCCCGCGAACTTTCCAAGCTGCACGAGGAGATTTGGCGGGGAAGCCTCAAAGCCGCGCAGGAGCACTTCCGTGAGCCCAGGGGGGAGTTTGTGATCGTGTTAGGGCCAAAGGCGCAAGACGCTAAACGCGAAACGCAAAACCCTGAAGAACTGCTCGAGCACTTCAAAGGCCAAGGGCTCAGCGGAAAAGATCTGGTCAAGGCCTTGGTGGAAGCGGGAATTTCCCGCAACGAGGCCTATACCCTTGCACACAAAGCCGACGTGAGTGAGTAA
- the msrA gene encoding peptide-methionine (S)-S-oxide reductase MsrA, with protein sequence MSQNLETATLGGGCFWCLEAVYDELRGVTDVVSGYSGGHVENPTYEEVCSKKTGHAEVVQVTFDPKVVSYRELLEVFFTIHDPTTKDRQGNDVGPQYRSVIFYHSPEQKATALQVIGEFEQAKVWDNPIVTEVVPFEKFYPAEDYHQEYFKKNPYQPYCSFVVAPKVAKFRKHFFDKLKRSAAL encoded by the coding sequence ATGAGCCAGAATCTCGAGACCGCCACCCTCGGCGGCGGGTGCTTTTGGTGTTTGGAAGCCGTCTATGACGAACTTCGGGGCGTGACCGACGTGGTTTCGGGCTACTCGGGCGGGCACGTGGAAAACCCCACCTACGAAGAGGTCTGTAGCAAAAAGACCGGCCACGCCGAGGTGGTGCAGGTAACCTTCGACCCCAAGGTGGTCTCGTACCGCGAACTGTTAGAGGTTTTTTTCACCATCCACGACCCTACTACCAAAGACCGTCAGGGCAACGATGTAGGGCCGCAGTACCGCTCGGTGATCTTCTACCACTCCCCAGAGCAAAAAGCCACCGCATTGCAGGTAATCGGCGAGTTCGAGCAGGCCAAGGTTTGGGATAACCCCATCGTGACCGAGGTAGTGCCCTTCGAGAAGTTCTATCCCGCCGAGGACTACCATCAGGAGTACTTCAAGAAGAACCCCTACCAGCCCTATTGCTCCTTTGTGGTAGCTCCCAAGGTGGCCAAGTTCCGCAAGCACTTTTTCGACAAGCTCAAGCGGAGTGCAGCACTCTGA
- the pfkA gene encoding 6-phosphofructokinase: MKRIGVFTSGGDAPGMNAAIRAVVRTGTAHGLEVIGIRRGYAGMIEGDFVPLGPRDVANTLQRGGTILLTARSAEFKTPEGRAKAAENLRRAGLDGLVCIGGDGSYRGALKLLEEHHIPVVGAPGTIDNDLYGTDFTIGFDTAVNTALDAIDRIRDTAASHERVFFIEVMGRHAGFIALEVGIAGGAEVIVLPEDPLPASVCAEVISQSSAKGKRSSIVVVAEGGYEGGAEALARDVKACSGIEARVTVLGHIQRGGSPTAIDRVLASRLGAGCVDALLSGASGVAVGEVDGEIRLTPFREAVERRKDINRKKYELAKVLAL, from the coding sequence ATGAAACGAATTGGAGTGTTCACCAGCGGGGGGGATGCCCCCGGCATGAATGCGGCGATCCGGGCGGTGGTGCGCACGGGAACCGCCCACGGGCTCGAGGTGATAGGGATTCGGCGGGGCTATGCGGGGATGATTGAAGGGGATTTTGTCCCGCTCGGGCCGCGCGACGTAGCCAATACCCTGCAGCGCGGTGGGACTATCCTACTCACTGCCCGCAGCGCGGAGTTTAAAACCCCTGAGGGCCGAGCCAAAGCTGCGGAGAATCTCCGCCGGGCTGGGCTAGACGGCCTAGTCTGCATCGGCGGGGACGGCAGCTACCGGGGAGCCCTCAAGCTCCTCGAGGAACACCATATCCCAGTGGTAGGGGCACCCGGCACCATTGACAACGACCTGTACGGCACTGACTTTACCATCGGCTTCGATACCGCGGTGAACACCGCCCTCGACGCCATTGACCGTATCCGCGACACTGCGGCCAGCCACGAGCGGGTTTTCTTCATTGAGGTGATGGGGCGGCACGCCGGGTTTATCGCCCTCGAGGTGGGCATCGCGGGCGGTGCGGAGGTCATCGTCCTCCCCGAAGATCCCCTCCCGGCCTCAGTCTGTGCGGAGGTCATCAGCCAGTCCAGCGCCAAGGGCAAGCGCTCCTCGATCGTGGTGGTGGCCGAAGGCGGGTATGAGGGCGGAGCGGAGGCCTTGGCTCGAGATGTAAAAGCCTGTTCGGGTATCGAGGCGCGGGTCACGGTACTGGGCCACATCCAACGGGGCGGTAGCCCTACCGCCATAGACCGGGTGCTGGCGAGCCGCCTGGGGGCGGGGTGTGTGGATGCCTTGCTGAGCGGGGCCAGCGGGGTAGCGGTGGGCGAGGTGGATGGCGAAATCCGCCTTACCCCCTTTAGGGAAGCGGTGGAAAGGCGCAAGGACATCAACCGAAAAAAGTACGAACTGGCGAAAGTTTTAGCTTTGTAA